One region of Termitidicoccus mucosus genomic DNA includes:
- a CDS encoding metal ABC transporter substrate-binding protein produces the protein MTIRIAFSLVAFALISSAASAQQPLKIASLHPVLTEMARETGGDLVIVTSVLPSGVDPHVFEPSAVDLRAIVTADFVLAAGLGLESYLDRLAGRAGATGKILSAGDTLPASLQLRADARDHAARGHDHHAAHAAHDDHAHAHGPVDPHWWQSVDCVSFIAGRIGEELARLRPESADAFTRNALACQQRLAGLKTWAAAEISRIPPGRRHLVTSHDAFGYLARDYGFEIHSLSGLSTDSEPDARRLAALIKLIRDQKIPAVFAENNTNPRIIANLVSETGARAGGVLYADGPGPADSGAATYEAMYRHNIRTLVEALAPR, from the coding sequence ATGACAATCCGCATCGCATTCAGCCTTGTCGCGTTCGCGCTCATCTCGTCCGCGGCATCCGCGCAACAACCTCTTAAAATCGCCTCGCTGCACCCCGTGCTGACCGAGATGGCGCGCGAAACCGGCGGCGATCTCGTCATCGTCACCAGCGTGCTGCCGTCGGGCGTCGATCCGCACGTGTTCGAGCCCTCCGCCGTCGATTTGCGCGCCATCGTCACCGCCGACTTCGTCCTCGCCGCCGGGCTCGGGCTCGAAAGCTACCTCGACCGCCTCGCCGGACGCGCCGGCGCGACCGGCAAAATCCTCTCCGCCGGCGACACGCTCCCCGCCAGTCTCCAACTCCGCGCCGACGCCCGCGATCACGCGGCCCGCGGCCACGACCACCACGCTGCCCATGCCGCGCACGACGACCACGCGCACGCGCACGGCCCCGTCGATCCGCACTGGTGGCAGAGCGTTGATTGCGTGAGCTTCATCGCCGGGCGCATCGGCGAGGAACTCGCCCGCCTGCGCCCCGAATCCGCCGATGCCTTCACCCGCAACGCCCTCGCCTGCCAGCAGCGCCTTGCCGGACTCAAGACCTGGGCCGCCGCCGAGATTTCCCGCATCCCGCCCGGGCGCCGCCACCTCGTCACCTCGCACGACGCCTTCGGTTACCTCGCCCGCGATTACGGTTTCGAAATCCACTCCCTCTCCGGCCTCTCCACCGACAGCGAGCCCGATGCCCGCCGCCTCGCCGCGTTGATCAAGCTGATACGCGACCAAAAGATCCCCGCCGTCTTTGCCGAGAACAACACCAATCCCCGCATCATCGCGAATCTCGTCTCCGAAACCGGCGCGCGCGCCGGCGGCGTGCTTTACGCCGACGGTCCCGGCCCGGCGGACAGCGGCGCCGCCACCTACGAGGCCATGTACCGCCACAACATCCGCACCCTCGTCGAAGCCCTCGCCCCCCGGTAG
- a CDS encoding class II aldolase/adducin family protein has protein sequence MDSSWLHPRDQLVETMRRIYRLRMTTTSGGNLSIRDPDGGIWITPASVDKGRLRPADIVCAHADGTRTGLHRPSSEFPFHREIYRRRPDIGAIVHAHPGALVAFSICRQLPDTRVQSLAHTLCGKIAYAPYACPGSEQLGQNIAATFASGADCVMLENHGVVIGGRDLKEAFQRFETLEFVAQTLAKAASLGKINPLPDDQLAERLLPELAPLPDTAPSNREKELRTQLCDFVHRSYEQRLLISTVGAFSARLDETQFVITPRRRDRLELDPAGMVRATLDACETGKRPSRNALLHAHIYLKNPGIGAIINAQPLHACAYSMTRTPLVTHTIPESYIVLNDVPMLPYHCAVADAERLAAEVSLAKRPVLLVENEGALVVGKNVLDAFDRLEVLEATCEALFISRPLGPLVPMPPDAITELKRVFNVA, from the coding sequence ATGGACTCAAGCTGGCTTCATCCGCGCGACCAACTCGTCGAGACCATGCGCCGCATTTATCGGTTGCGCATGACCACTACCTCCGGCGGCAACCTCTCCATCCGCGACCCCGACGGCGGCATCTGGATCACCCCGGCCAGCGTGGACAAGGGCCGCCTCCGCCCCGCCGACATCGTCTGCGCGCACGCCGACGGCACCCGCACCGGGCTGCACCGCCCGTCGTCCGAGTTTCCCTTTCACCGCGAAATCTACCGCCGCCGCCCCGACATCGGCGCCATCGTCCACGCGCATCCCGGCGCGCTCGTCGCCTTCAGCATCTGCCGCCAGCTTCCGGACACGCGCGTGCAGTCGCTCGCGCACACCCTCTGCGGGAAAATCGCCTACGCGCCCTACGCCTGCCCCGGCAGCGAGCAGCTCGGGCAAAACATCGCCGCCACCTTCGCCTCCGGCGCCGATTGCGTGATGCTCGAAAACCATGGCGTCGTCATCGGCGGCCGCGACCTGAAGGAAGCCTTCCAGCGTTTCGAGACCCTCGAGTTTGTCGCGCAAACCCTCGCCAAGGCCGCCTCCCTCGGAAAAATCAACCCGCTCCCCGACGACCAGCTCGCCGAGCGGCTCCTTCCCGAACTCGCCCCTCTGCCCGACACCGCGCCCTCGAACCGCGAGAAGGAACTCCGCACGCAACTCTGCGATTTCGTGCACCGCTCCTACGAGCAACGCCTCCTCATCAGCACCGTCGGCGCGTTTTCCGCCCGCCTCGACGAAACCCAGTTCGTCATCACGCCGCGCCGCCGCGACCGGCTCGAACTCGACCCCGCCGGCATGGTCCGCGCCACGCTCGACGCCTGCGAGACCGGCAAGCGCCCCAGCCGCAACGCCCTCCTGCACGCCCACATTTACCTCAAAAATCCCGGCATCGGCGCCATCATCAACGCCCAGCCCCTGCACGCCTGCGCCTACTCGATGACGCGCACGCCGCTCGTCACGCACACGATCCCCGAAAGCTACATCGTGCTCAACGACGTGCCGATGCTTCCCTATCATTGCGCCGTGGCCGACGCCGAACGCCTCGCCGCCGAAGTCTCGCTCGCGAAACGCCCCGTGCTCCTCGTCGAAAACGAAGGCGCGCTCGTCGTCGGCAAAAACGTGCTCGACGCCTTTGACCGCCTGGAAGTCCTCGAAGCCACCTGCGAGGCGCTCTTTATCAGCCGCCCCCTCGGACCGCTCGTCCCCATGCCGCCCGATGCCATCACCGAGTTGAAACGCGTCTTCAATGTCGCGTAA
- a CDS encoding YnbE family lipoprotein: MHVRILPLLTALALAGCIHVKMDPIEVNANINVNVRLEKALDDFFGDLDAKSATIGVPAAATTN, encoded by the coding sequence ATGCATGTCCGCATTCTCCCGCTCCTGACCGCCCTCGCGCTCGCCGGTTGCATCCACGTGAAAATGGACCCCATCGAGGTCAACGCCAATATCAACGTCAACGTGCGCCTCGAAAAAGCCCTCGATGATTTCTTCGGCGACCTCGACGCGAAATCCGCGACCATCGGCGTGCCCGCCGCCGCGACAACCAATTGA
- a CDS encoding cytochrome c3 family protein: MSKLFPKSANKLPLQIIIFVIVLAGVVTAATTYYATPKYTRVGYAPVQPVPFSHQLHNGQLGIDCRYCHSNVEKSGFSNIPTSQTCMNCHSLIKTDSPLLAPIRASYESGNPVPWKQIHQVPDYVYFNHAVHVNRGVSCVECHGQINEMEVVRHEKPLSMGFCLDCHRDPAAFVRPLDQITNLNWTPAQQAEHDKWAAEFVRKNKIAPPQSCTGCHR, translated from the coding sequence ATGTCCAAACTCTTCCCCAAGTCGGCCAACAAGCTGCCTCTGCAAATCATCATTTTCGTGATCGTGCTTGCGGGTGTGGTCACGGCGGCGACGACCTACTACGCCACCCCGAAATACACCCGCGTCGGCTACGCGCCGGTCCAGCCCGTGCCGTTCAGCCACCAGTTGCACAACGGCCAGCTCGGCATCGACTGCCGCTACTGCCACAGCAACGTCGAAAAGTCCGGCTTCTCCAACATCCCCACGTCGCAGACGTGCATGAACTGCCACAGCCTGATCAAGACCGACAGCCCGCTGCTCGCGCCCATCCGCGCCAGCTACGAATCCGGCAATCCGGTGCCGTGGAAACAAATTCACCAGGTGCCCGACTACGTGTATTTCAACCACGCCGTCCACGTGAACCGCGGCGTCTCCTGCGTCGAGTGCCACGGCCAGATCAACGAGATGGAAGTCGTCCGCCACGAGAAGCCGCTCAGCATGGGCTTCTGCCTCGACTGCCACCGTGATCCCGCCGCGTTCGTGCGCCCGCTCGACCAGATCACCAACCTCAACTGGACGCCCGCGCAACAGGCCGAGCACGACAAGTGGGCGGCCGAGTTTGTCCGCAAAAACAAAATCGCCCCGCCGCAAAGCTGCACCGGCTGCCACCGATGA
- a CDS encoding metal ABC transporter permease, with the protein MSLHELLIEPFTYAFMQRGLAAAIVLSFSGGLLGCILMLRRLALMGDALAHSLLPGIALAWLVFGASPVALFAGALIAGLLTALGSAFLSRFTRVKEDAAFGALFLVFFAAGVALISKLPTRLNLSHFLFGNILGAGPDDLRLAVVISAATVALFAVFRRAVLLETFDPVFHRATGGRGGLVHFGFLALTVLNLVAALQTMGVVLALGLFLLPAASAYLWCENFLRLIALSVAIAIAGSTAGILLSYHAGLASGAAIVLCLGAVFIISGLFSPRHGAISRLLHARRGENARPGA; encoded by the coding sequence ATGAGCCTCCACGAGCTCCTTATCGAACCCTTCACTTATGCGTTCATGCAACGCGGGCTCGCCGCCGCCATTGTGCTGAGCTTCAGCGGCGGGCTCCTCGGCTGCATCCTCATGCTGCGCCGCCTCGCGCTCATGGGCGACGCGCTCGCGCACTCGCTTCTCCCCGGCATCGCCCTCGCCTGGCTAGTCTTTGGCGCGAGCCCCGTCGCGCTCTTTGCCGGCGCGCTCATCGCCGGCCTGCTCACCGCGCTCGGCAGCGCCTTCCTCAGCCGCTTCACCCGCGTGAAGGAGGACGCCGCCTTCGGCGCGCTTTTTCTGGTGTTTTTCGCCGCCGGCGTGGCGCTCATCAGCAAGCTCCCCACCCGCCTGAACCTCTCCCACTTCCTATTCGGCAACATCCTCGGCGCCGGCCCCGACGACCTGCGCCTCGCCGTCGTCATCAGCGCCGCCACCGTCGCGCTCTTCGCCGTCTTCCGCCGCGCCGTCCTGCTCGAAACCTTCGATCCCGTCTTCCACCGCGCCACCGGCGGGCGCGGCGGCCTCGTGCATTTCGGCTTCCTCGCGCTCACCGTGCTCAACCTCGTCGCCGCGCTCCAGACCATGGGCGTCGTCCTTGCGCTCGGGCTTTTCCTGCTTCCCGCCGCCAGCGCGTATCTCTGGTGCGAAAATTTTCTCCGCCTGATCGCGCTCTCCGTCGCCATCGCCATCGCCGGCTCGACCGCCGGCATCCTGCTGAGCTACCACGCCGGCCTCGCCAGCGGCGCGGCCATCGTGCTCTGCCTCGGCGCGGTGTTTATAATATCGGGGCTCTTCAGCCCCCGCCACGGCGCCATCTCCCGGCTCCTTCACGCCCGCCGCGGGGAAAACGCCCGGCCGGGAGCGTGA
- a CDS encoding metal ABC transporter ATP-binding protein, with amino-acid sequence MASHPSNSIFLRNVTVRYGRTIALRDLTLEIPCGCLTAILGPNGAGKSTLLRAILGWHAPASGEVLLGDAHPQQALGRLSYLPQRQAIDWDFPITVREVVAQGRYPALRFFQKFSAEDRHRVDRALEELALTALARRQLRMLSGGQQQRVFLARALAQGADIFLLDEPFAGLDVFATEELTHILRAWEAQGRTVLAAVHDIPLARRVFSRGILLDGALVAAGDIDTVLSPENIQRAFRGGHCAHENPLGFLAETEVQSDK; translated from the coding sequence TTGGCCTCGCATCCTTCCAATTCCATCTTCCTGCGCAATGTCACCGTCCGCTACGGGCGCACGATCGCGCTGCGCGACCTCACGCTCGAAATTCCCTGCGGCTGCCTGACCGCCATTCTCGGCCCGAACGGCGCCGGCAAATCCACCCTGCTGCGCGCCATCCTCGGCTGGCATGCGCCCGCGAGCGGCGAGGTGCTTCTCGGCGACGCGCATCCGCAACAGGCCCTCGGCCGGCTCTCCTACCTGCCGCAGCGCCAGGCCATCGACTGGGATTTTCCCATCACCGTGCGCGAGGTCGTCGCGCAGGGCCGTTATCCCGCGCTCCGCTTTTTCCAAAAATTCTCCGCCGAGGACCGCCATCGCGTGGACCGCGCGCTGGAGGAACTCGCCCTCACCGCGCTCGCCCGCCGCCAGCTCCGCATGCTTTCCGGCGGGCAGCAGCAGCGCGTCTTCCTCGCCCGCGCGCTGGCCCAGGGCGCGGACATTTTCCTGCTCGACGAACCCTTCGCCGGCCTCGACGTTTTCGCCACCGAGGAACTCACCCACATCCTCCGCGCCTGGGAGGCGCAAGGCCGCACGGTGCTCGCCGCCGTGCACGACATCCCGCTCGCCCGCCGCGTGTTCTCGCGGGGCATCCTGCTCGACGGCGCACTCGTTGCCGCCGGGGACATCGACACCGTGCTTTCGCCGGAAAACATCCAGCGCGCCTTCCGCGGCGGGCACTGCGCCCATGAAAACCCGCTCGGTTTCCTGGCGGAAACCGAAGTGCAAAGTGACAAGTAG
- a CDS encoding TAT-variant-translocated molybdopterin oxidoreductase, with protein MKRKPHPLHDDSASGARPTGRNYWRSLDELADSPGFKEHLAREFPEGSSTLEGVDRREFFKLMAASFALGGVGLVAGCRRPEANVLPYGKSVEMVIPGLPLYFATAMPLRRAAIPVIAETHQGRPTKLEGNPTYKPYGGATNALVQASVLDLYDPDRATTHTIDGNAVAPAALHDKLAAVGKTYAEAQGRGLAFLAEESSSPTRAALVRQLREKYPHALWAEYEPVSDDLSANVAREVFGRNVRPVYRFDKARRILSLDADFLHSGPGSIAQARDFAKGRRVLDRHDDMNRLYVAESGFSLTGGMADHRLRLASSQMTALAAALLEKISGNAGRAEFAALAGKLDFKDKEKWLSACAADLLAHKGQCLVVAGAHLPPAAHALVHALNDVLGNIGETVGFVEPDDTRDLPAINLGTLAAAIKTDVVKTLVILGGNPAYNAPTDLDWPALQKSVPEVIRHGYYEDETSAVEAKSVTRIAAAHYLESWSDARTADGTIVPVQPMILPLFGGLTGIEVLARILGSDTTDPYTLVHRTITALAPSGADKDKFFRKFLHDGLLEGTAWPAVSVAARPSAPLEPAPLPALSAQNLEVRFVADSKVDDGRFANNGWLQECPEAMTKIAWDNAILISPRLAKELGIYPGGANLQVARVEEADFKIGKENARLAELTLNGRAITGPLHIQPGLADYTVIVPLGYGRTRSGRVGTGVGFDAYPLRASDTPHFATGGTLRLTGKRVLLANTQEHWSMEGRDLVREANHDEFQKNPSFVTGIGMESHAPPVYGEGSTPADDAKLTPAQRAQISAERAKQIPRGGSLYTTPKFTGEHQWGMVIDLNVCMGCTACVIACQAENNIPIVGREQVLRGREMHWIRLDRYYSDGRADAAAFGGDGNRSLPEDPQVSLQPVSCQQCELAPCETVCPVNATVHDEEGLNAMAYNRCIGTRYCANNCPYKVRRFNFFDWNKRATDALYMGPLGHQKEMPELLKMAKNPDVTVRMRGVMEKCTYCVQRIQQAKIAQKVKARDTGDVKVPDGTIKVACQQSCSVGAITFGDISDPHSAVSQARARDQNYSLLGYLNIRPRTTYLGRLRNPNPAMPDYIPLPFSRIEYNNKNHPAHGEHDEGRGHEAHAEGGHA; from the coding sequence ATGAAACGCAAACCGCATCCCCTTCACGACGATTCCGCCTCCGGCGCGCGGCCCACCGGACGCAACTACTGGCGCAGCCTCGACGAACTCGCCGACTCGCCCGGCTTCAAGGAGCACCTCGCGCGCGAGTTTCCCGAAGGCTCCTCCACGCTCGAAGGCGTTGACCGCCGCGAGTTCTTCAAGCTCATGGCGGCCTCGTTCGCGCTCGGCGGCGTGGGACTGGTCGCCGGCTGCCGCCGCCCCGAGGCCAACGTCCTGCCCTACGGGAAATCGGTGGAAATGGTCATCCCCGGCCTGCCGCTTTATTTCGCGACCGCGATGCCGCTGCGCCGCGCCGCCATCCCCGTCATCGCCGAGACGCACCAGGGCCGCCCGACCAAGCTCGAAGGCAATCCCACCTACAAACCCTACGGCGGAGCGACCAACGCGCTCGTGCAGGCCTCCGTCCTCGATCTCTACGATCCCGACCGCGCCACCACGCACACCATCGACGGCAACGCGGTCGCGCCCGCCGCGCTTCACGACAAGCTCGCCGCCGTCGGCAAGACCTACGCCGAGGCGCAAGGGCGGGGGCTCGCGTTTCTCGCCGAGGAAAGCTCCTCGCCCACGCGCGCCGCGCTGGTGCGGCAGCTCCGTGAAAAGTATCCGCATGCGCTCTGGGCGGAATACGAGCCGGTGAGCGACGACCTGTCCGCGAACGTGGCCCGGGAGGTTTTCGGCCGGAACGTCCGCCCCGTTTACCGCTTCGACAAGGCGCGCCGCATCCTCTCGCTCGACGCCGATTTCCTGCACTCCGGCCCCGGCAGCATCGCGCAGGCGCGCGACTTCGCCAAGGGCCGCCGCGTGCTCGACCGGCACGACGACATGAACCGGCTCTACGTGGCCGAGAGCGGCTTCTCGCTCACCGGCGGCATGGCCGACCATCGACTGCGTTTGGCGAGCAGCCAGATGACTGCGCTGGCCGCGGCGCTGCTGGAGAAAATTTCCGGAAACGCCGGCCGCGCCGAATTCGCGGCGCTCGCCGGAAAACTCGATTTCAAGGACAAGGAAAAATGGCTCTCCGCCTGCGCCGCCGACCTGCTGGCCCACAAGGGCCAATGCCTCGTCGTCGCCGGCGCACACCTGCCGCCCGCCGCGCACGCGCTCGTCCACGCCCTCAACGACGTCCTCGGCAACATCGGCGAGACCGTCGGGTTTGTCGAACCGGACGACACGCGCGACCTGCCCGCGATCAACCTCGGCACGCTCGCCGCCGCCATCAAGACCGACGTCGTCAAGACGCTCGTCATCCTCGGCGGAAACCCGGCTTACAATGCGCCAACCGATCTCGACTGGCCCGCGTTGCAGAAGTCGGTGCCGGAGGTGATCCGTCACGGTTACTACGAGGACGAAACCTCCGCCGTCGAAGCGAAGAGTGTCACGCGGATCGCCGCCGCGCATTACCTCGAATCGTGGAGTGACGCCCGCACCGCCGACGGCACCATCGTGCCCGTGCAGCCGATGATCCTGCCGCTCTTCGGCGGACTCACCGGGATCGAGGTGCTCGCGCGTATCCTCGGTTCGGATACGACCGATCCCTACACGCTCGTCCACCGGACCATCACGGCGCTCGCCCCGTCGGGCGCGGACAAGGACAAGTTTTTCAGGAAATTCCTGCACGACGGCCTGCTCGAAGGCACGGCTTGGCCCGCCGTCAGCGTGGCGGCGAGGCCGTCCGCGCCGCTTGAGCCCGCGCCGCTGCCCGCCCTTTCCGCCCAAAACCTCGAAGTCCGCTTCGTCGCGGACTCGAAGGTGGACGACGGCCGCTTCGCCAACAACGGCTGGCTCCAGGAATGCCCCGAGGCGATGACGAAAATCGCCTGGGACAACGCCATCCTCATCAGCCCGCGCCTCGCGAAGGAACTCGGCATCTATCCCGGCGGCGCCAACCTGCAAGTCGCCCGCGTGGAGGAGGCCGACTTCAAGATCGGCAAGGAAAACGCCCGCCTCGCCGAGCTCACGCTCAACGGCCGCGCCATCACCGGCCCGCTGCACATACAGCCCGGACTGGCCGATTACACCGTCATCGTCCCGCTCGGCTACGGACGCACCCGCTCCGGACGCGTCGGCACCGGCGTCGGCTTCGACGCCTACCCGCTGCGCGCCAGCGACACGCCCCATTTCGCGACCGGTGGCACGCTCCGCCTTACCGGCAAGCGCGTGCTCCTCGCCAACACCCAGGAGCACTGGTCGATGGAAGGCCGCGACCTTGTGCGCGAGGCCAACCACGACGAGTTCCAGAAAAATCCGTCCTTCGTCACCGGCATCGGCATGGAGTCGCACGCGCCGCCGGTTTACGGCGAAGGCAGCACGCCGGCCGACGATGCGAAACTCACGCCCGCCCAGCGCGCCCAAATCTCCGCCGAACGCGCCAAACAAATCCCGCGCGGCGGCTCGCTCTACACCACGCCGAAATTCACCGGCGAGCACCAGTGGGGCATGGTCATCGACCTGAACGTCTGCATGGGCTGCACCGCGTGCGTCATCGCCTGCCAGGCCGAAAACAACATTCCCATTGTCGGCCGCGAGCAGGTCCTGCGCGGACGCGAGATGCACTGGATTCGCCTCGACCGCTACTATTCCGACGGACGCGCCGACGCGGCCGCGTTCGGGGGCGACGGCAACCGCTCGCTGCCCGAGGACCCGCAGGTCTCGCTCCAGCCCGTGAGCTGCCAGCAGTGCGAACTCGCCCCTTGCGAAACCGTCTGCCCCGTCAACGCCACCGTGCACGACGAGGAAGGGCTCAACGCGATGGCCTACAACCGTTGCATCGGCACGCGCTACTGCGCCAACAACTGTCCCTACAAGGTCCGCCGCTTCAACTTCTTCGATTGGAACAAGCGCGCCACCGACGCCCTCTACATGGGTCCGCTCGGCCACCAGAAGGAAATGCCCGAGCTGCTGAAAATGGCGAAGAATCCCGACGTCACCGTGCGCATGCGCGGCGTCATGGAAAAATGCACCTACTGCGTGCAGCGCATCCAGCAGGCCAAGATCGCGCAAAAAGTGAAGGCCCGCGACACCGGCGACGTGAAAGTGCCCGACGGCACGATCAAGGTCGCCTGCCAGCAATCCTGCTCGGTCGGGGCCATCACCTTCGGCGACATCAGCGACCCGCACAGCGCCGTCTCGCAGGCCCGCGCGCGCGATCAGAATTATTCGTTGCTTGGTTACTTGAACATCCGCCCGCGCACGACTTATCTTGGCCGCCTGCGCAACCCGAACCCCGCGATGCCCGATTACATTCCGCTGCCCTTCAGCCGCATCGAGTATAACAACAAAAACCATCCCGCCCACGGCGAGCACGACGAAGGCCGCGGCCACGAAGCCCATGCCGAAGGAGGTCACGCCTGA
- a CDS encoding YdbL family protein: MKPMHFLRLAATAFVFLFAAALAAPSAHAQDLGAIKSKMAARLPQIDKLKEQGALGENNRGLLEVRENKNNAAAIASEENADRQTVYAAIAKQQKTTAEEVGKARARQIAQSSKPGVWIQDEKGNWRKK, from the coding sequence ATGAAACCCATGCACTTCCTCCGCCTCGCCGCCACCGCGTTTGTTTTCCTTTTTGCCGCCGCGCTCGCCGCTCCGTCCGCCCACGCGCAAGACCTCGGCGCCATCAAGTCGAAAATGGCCGCCCGCCTGCCGCAAATCGACAAGCTCAAGGAGCAGGGCGCGCTCGGCGAAAACAACCGGGGACTGCTCGAGGTCCGCGAAAACAAGAACAACGCCGCCGCCATCGCCTCCGAGGAAAACGCCGACCGGCAGACCGTGTATGCCGCCATCGCGAAACAGCAAAAGACCACCGCCGAGGAAGTCGGAAAAGCCCGCGCCCGCCAGATCGCCCAGTCCAGCAAACCCGGAGTCTGGATTCAGGACGAAAAAGGCAACTGGAGGAAAAAATAA
- a CDS encoding intermembrane phospholipid transport protein YdbH family protein has translation MPKDPNGAMRARQRLGAPASSLLWRSGAPSAGRTPALLFLLIAALALLFALPSPTRAASLSFRIPRLDGEFTGVANLLLDSARNTHDIELRWKVTAGSPAGTPGLRVIILEAEGSGIALRARAEVDAATLDGTWRVESAHAELAELLPRLAARLPSVVSGLSAEGRGEITGGGEFRAGKFDGRAAFRLDHATVSNPARGWMIEGLALHAELASLAALSTDTAAPQTLSFTRLEAGGVEIRDARAAFALTPDGLLRLDSFRADGLGGSLALAPFTLNLARPSAAIRAEVVGIDSARLAAYLPAAVSEARGRLSGDLEFRWDPRAGLSFGDGHLSLQKTEPASIRLSPAPGFFTAKVPEKIELLGGPLRRLFTIRNPAYDTLKKIELGEMPLSVESIEAGFEPSGDEQGRTARVAIVARPTAPDSAVKVVRFNISVSGPLSEVIRFGLDDTLSFSW, from the coding sequence ATGCCAAAAGACCCGAATGGGGCGATGCGAGCGCGCCAGCGACTGGGAGCGCCGGCTTCCAGCCTGCTTTGGCGGAGCGGAGCGCCGTCCGCGGGCCGGACTCCCGCGCTCCTGTTTCTTCTGATCGCCGCGCTCGCACTTCTCTTTGCCCTTCCCTCCCCCACCCGCGCCGCCTCCCTCTCCTTCCGCATCCCACGCCTCGACGGCGAATTCACCGGCGTCGCAAACCTCCTCCTCGATTCCGCCCGCAACACGCACGACATCGAACTGCGCTGGAAAGTCACCGCCGGCTCCCCTGCCGGCACGCCCGGCCTGCGGGTCATCATCCTCGAAGCCGAGGGCTCCGGCATCGCGCTCCGCGCCCGCGCCGAGGTCGATGCCGCCACCCTCGACGGCACCTGGCGTGTGGAATCCGCCCACGCCGAGCTGGCCGAACTCCTGCCGCGCCTTGCCGCCCGCCTGCCCTCCGTCGTCTCCGGGCTCAGCGCCGAAGGCCGCGGCGAAATCACCGGCGGCGGCGAATTTCGCGCCGGCAAATTCGACGGACGCGCCGCCTTCCGCCTCGACCACGCCACCGTCTCCAATCCCGCCCGCGGCTGGATGATCGAGGGCCTCGCGCTGCATGCCGAACTCGCCTCGCTCGCGGCACTCTCCACCGACACCGCCGCGCCGCAGACGCTTTCGTTCACCCGCCTTGAGGCCGGCGGCGTGGAAATCCGCGATGCCCGCGCCGCCTTCGCGCTCACGCCCGACGGACTGCTGCGCCTCGATTCATTCCGCGCCGACGGCCTGGGCGGCTCGCTCGCCCTCGCGCCATTCACGCTCAACCTCGCCCGCCCGTCCGCCGCCATCCGCGCGGAAGTCGTCGGCATCGACTCCGCCCGGCTCGCCGCCTACCTGCCCGCCGCCGTGTCCGAGGCGCGCGGCCGGCTCTCCGGCGATCTTGAATTTCGCTGGGATCCGCGCGCCGGACTGAGTTTCGGTGACGGGCACTTGAGCCTGCAAAAAACCGAGCCCGCCTCCATCCGCCTCTCGCCCGCGCCGGGATTTTTCACCGCCAAAGTCCCGGAAAAAATCGAACTGCTCGGCGGCCCGCTCCGCCGGCTCTTCACCATCAGGAATCCCGCCTACGACACGCTGAAAAAAATCGAGCTCGGCGAGATGCCGCTCTCCGTCGAGTCCATCGAGGCCGGCTTCGAGCCCTCCGGCGACGAGCAAGGCCGCACCGCGCGCGTCGCCATCGTGGCCCGCCCCACCGCGCCCGACAGCGCCGTGAAAGTCGTGCGCTTCAACATCAGCGTCTCCGGTCCGCTTTCCGAGGTCATCCGGTTCGGCCTGGACGACACGCTCAGCTTCAGCTGGTAG